In Nocardioides dokdonensis FR1436, the following are encoded in one genomic region:
- a CDS encoding DUF3043 domain-containing protein, with product MFRRSKSESVPDASTSPTSALGPEQAPPGGKGRPTPTRKEAEAMARARAKPPRTRREIAQAQRSTRGESTARVKAGMKAGEERYLMARDKGPVRRFTRDFVDARFSFIELMIPLLVLTMVFTYSGNEGLQSFGSSVLLLAMLLVVLDMVLLRFRLRRELAVRFADESLKGTTYYAITRAMQMRFMRLPKTQVKIGQTLPEHYR from the coding sequence TTGTTCCGTCGCAGCAAGAGCGAGTCCGTCCCGGACGCCTCCACGTCGCCCACCTCCGCCCTGGGCCCCGAGCAGGCCCCGCCGGGCGGCAAGGGGCGCCCGACGCCGACCCGCAAGGAGGCCGAGGCGATGGCCCGGGCCCGGGCCAAGCCGCCGCGCACCCGTCGCGAGATCGCCCAGGCCCAGCGCTCGACCCGCGGTGAGTCGACCGCACGGGTCAAGGCCGGGATGAAGGCCGGCGAGGAGCGCTACCTGATGGCCCGCGACAAGGGCCCCGTGCGCCGCTTCACCCGCGACTTCGTCGACGCGCGCTTCTCGTTCATCGAGCTGATGATCCCGCTGCTGGTGCTCACCATGGTCTTCACCTACTCCGGCAACGAGGGGCTGCAGAGCTTCGGCAGCTCGGTGCTGCTGCTGGCGATGCTGCTCGTCGTCCTCGACATGGTGCTCCTGCGCTTCCGCCTGCGTCGTGAGCTGGCGGTCCGCTTCGCCGACGAGTCGCTGAAGGGCACCACCTACTACGCCATCACCCGCGCGATGCAGATGCGCTTCATGCGCCTGCCCAAGACGCAGGTCAAGATCGGGCAGACCCTGCCCGAGCACTACCGCTAG
- a CDS encoding PspA/IM30 family protein translates to MSLWKRMTLIFRSKANTALDRAEDPRETLDYSYQRQLDLLSKVRRGVADVATSRKRVELQVNQLQQQSDKLQTQAEKALSVDREDLAREALTRKSALTQQIEDLRAQHAQLQGEEEKLTLAQQRLQAKVESFRSRKETIKATYTAAEAQTRIGEAMSGIGEEMGDVGLAIQRAEDKTANMQARAGAIDELISSGALDDASSINRGDDISRELDAMSSHSDVEAELARLKGAKKPEALEGGSDILEPSAEKETAERPEERS, encoded by the coding sequence ATGAGCCTCTGGAAGCGCATGACCTTGATCTTCCGGTCGAAGGCCAACACGGCCCTCGACCGTGCCGAGGACCCCCGCGAGACCCTCGACTACAGCTACCAGCGCCAGCTGGACCTGCTCTCGAAGGTACGCCGTGGCGTCGCCGACGTGGCCACCTCGCGCAAGCGGGTCGAGCTGCAGGTCAACCAGCTGCAGCAGCAGTCCGACAAGCTGCAGACGCAGGCCGAGAAGGCCCTCTCGGTGGACCGCGAGGACCTCGCCCGCGAGGCGCTGACGCGCAAGTCCGCGCTGACGCAGCAGATCGAGGACCTCCGCGCCCAGCACGCGCAGCTGCAGGGCGAGGAGGAGAAGCTCACCCTGGCCCAGCAGCGCCTGCAGGCCAAGGTCGAGTCCTTCCGCAGCCGCAAGGAGACCATCAAGGCGACCTACACCGCCGCCGAGGCCCAGACCCGCATCGGCGAGGCCATGTCCGGCATCGGCGAGGAGATGGGCGACGTGGGCCTGGCCATCCAGCGTGCCGAGGACAAGACCGCGAACATGCAGGCCCGGGCCGGGGCCATCGACGAGCTGATCTCCTCGGGCGCGCTCGACGACGCCAGCTCGATCAACCGCGGCGACGACATCTCCCGCGAGCTCGACGCGATGAGCAGCCACTCCGACGTGGAGGCCGAGCTGGCCAGGTTGAAGGGCGCCAAGAAGCCCGAGGCCCTCGAGGGCGGCTCCGACATCCTCGAACCGAGTGCCGAGAAGGAGACCGCGGAGCGTCCGGAGGAGCGGTCATGA
- the pspAA gene encoding PspA-associated protein PspAA: MIVRILGEGQVDVPDEALERLNELDATVEQAVEAGDEVAFKAALDALLDAVRREATPHDVDSLDESDLILPPADATMAEVAQMLSGDGLIPG, translated from the coding sequence ATGATCGTCCGCATCCTCGGCGAGGGCCAGGTCGACGTACCGGACGAGGCGCTGGAGCGTCTCAACGAGCTCGACGCCACGGTCGAGCAGGCCGTCGAGGCCGGCGATGAGGTGGCCTTCAAGGCCGCCCTCGACGCCCTGCTCGACGCAGTGCGCCGCGAGGCCACGCCGCACGACGTCGACAGCCTCGACGAGTCCGACCTGATCCTGCCGCCCGCCGACGCCACGATGGCCGAGGTCGCGCAGATGCTCTCCGGCGACGGGCTCATCCCCGGCTGA
- the htpX gene encoding zinc metalloprotease HtpX, with translation MARTRFVGDRGLTARMTLVMFLLGGLFVVLIGGLMAAAAGSGYSTFVPFIGLAGIGMAVYQWWRSDTVAMKAMRAREVSPEQAPELHGMIDRLCAMADMPKPRVGISDSRIPNAFATGRSPERSVVVVTTGIMQTLNAEELEGVLAHELSHVAHRDVLVMTVASSAGIVAGMLTSGARYGMLFGGGRSRSSNNNNGLPVWLLVLLVSVVVYAVSFVLLKVLSRYRELAADRAGAYLTMKPQALASALQKITGEMDAVPDKDLRASSAMNAFFIAPAIKGVSMRSLTSTHPSLEQRLEQLAKIQAELGRPTG, from the coding sequence ATGGCACGCACCCGTTTCGTCGGCGATCGTGGGCTCACCGCCCGGATGACGCTGGTCATGTTCCTGCTCGGGGGACTCTTCGTCGTGCTCATCGGCGGGCTGATGGCCGCGGCCGCCGGCTCGGGGTACAGCACCTTCGTCCCGTTCATCGGGCTGGCCGGCATCGGCATGGCCGTCTACCAGTGGTGGCGCAGCGACACCGTGGCGATGAAGGCGATGCGCGCCCGGGAGGTGAGCCCCGAGCAGGCCCCCGAGCTGCACGGCATGATCGACCGGCTCTGCGCCATGGCCGACATGCCGAAGCCCCGGGTGGGGATCTCCGACTCGCGCATCCCCAACGCCTTCGCCACCGGACGCTCCCCGGAGCGTTCCGTGGTCGTGGTGACCACCGGCATCATGCAGACGCTGAACGCCGAGGAGCTCGAGGGTGTGCTCGCCCACGAGCTGTCCCACGTGGCGCACCGCGACGTCCTGGTGATGACCGTGGCGTCGTCCGCCGGCATCGTGGCCGGGATGCTCACCTCGGGCGCTCGCTACGGCATGTTGTTCGGCGGCGGCCGGAGCCGCAGCAGCAACAACAACAACGGGCTGCCGGTCTGGCTCCTGGTGCTGCTGGTGAGCGTGGTCGTCTACGCCGTCAGCTTCGTGCTGCTCAAGGTGCTCTCGCGCTACCGCGAGCTCGCCGCCGACCGGGCCGGTGCCTACCTGACGATGAAGCCGCAGGCGCTGGCCTCCGCGCTGCAGAAGATCACCGGCGAGATGGACGCCGTCCCCGACAAGGACCTGCGTGCGAGCTCGGCGATGAACGCCTTCTTCATCGCCCCGGCGATCAAGGGCGTGTCGATGCGCAGCCTGACCTCCACCCACCCCAGCCTCGAGCAGCGCCTCGAGCAGCTGGCCAAGATCCAGGCCGAGCTCGGCCGCCCGACGGGCTGA
- the pspAB gene encoding PspA-associated protein PspAB, translating into MGFLDSILGRSRPKQADLDALFMVPSAAITLEASLGLRPTGQGAVCYRAAGGAAFAQAESDILSLLRDAPDAPGVTTSHDEFGYTWLVVDDDPDDVAGLCTDLHGVNTTLEAQGFGPGLLCSLVPFVDPAGRRVGLVYLYKQGTFYPFAPQPGGGRQRDTLLEINLRETLTGELPVEQETSRWLAIWGAPGL; encoded by the coding sequence ATGGGATTCCTCGACTCGATCCTCGGCCGCAGCCGGCCCAAGCAGGCCGACCTCGATGCGCTGTTCATGGTGCCGAGCGCGGCGATCACGCTCGAGGCCTCGTTGGGTCTGCGACCCACCGGGCAGGGCGCGGTCTGCTACCGCGCCGCCGGAGGGGCCGCGTTCGCACAGGCCGAGAGCGACATCCTCAGCCTGCTGCGCGACGCCCCGGACGCGCCCGGCGTCACCACGTCGCACGACGAGTTCGGCTACACCTGGCTGGTGGTGGACGACGACCCCGACGACGTGGCCGGGCTGTGCACCGACCTGCACGGGGTGAACACGACCCTGGAGGCACAGGGGTTCGGGCCGGGGCTGCTGTGCTCGCTGGTGCCGTTCGTGGACCCCGCCGGGCGCCGGGTCGGGCTGGTCTACCTCTACAAGCAGGGCACGTTCTACCCCTTCGCGCCCCAGCCCGGAGGTGGCCGCCAGCGCGACACCCTCCTGGAGATCAACCTGCGCGAGACCCTCACCGGCGAGCTGCCGGTCGAGCAGGAGACCTCGCGCTGGCTCGCGATCTGGGGTGCGCCGGGCCTGTGA
- a CDS encoding sensor histidine kinase, whose translation MTSQRTDPVVGLPEDGTGDPGTDRARVVEIDRYQVLLDPPRSDLVALVDIAAQVAEVPLATINLITDVAQHQIATKGFDPSVCARADSMCNVVLHDGAPVVVPDASRDPRFADNPFVTGEIGQVRFYASHQLVTPHGVTIGTLCVFDTEAREISDDQERALVELAERVVDLLELELRTRELAVTVTELERARDELQRSNSQLAAFAGQVSHDLRNPLTTVRMALSILAEDPETLHTDPEAGSFLISRAEKGAGRMQALIDDLLAYARIGGRMASKQVDLAAVAADVRDDLAEALGGATLDIGILPVVTGDPVQLRAVLQNLVANAAKFVPAGQPARIRVGASRVRTGWRVEVVDQGLGIAPEDRERVFEPLARAHDDVPGTGIGLATVRRIIDAHAGSIGIEETPGGGTTVWFVLPADTP comes from the coding sequence GTGACCAGCCAGCGCACCGACCCCGTCGTCGGCCTCCCCGAGGACGGGACCGGTGATCCGGGCACGGACCGGGCCCGGGTCGTCGAGATCGACCGCTACCAGGTGCTGCTCGACCCGCCGCGCAGCGACCTGGTCGCGCTGGTCGACATCGCCGCCCAGGTGGCCGAGGTCCCGCTGGCCACGATCAACCTGATCACCGACGTCGCCCAGCACCAGATCGCCACGAAGGGCTTCGACCCCTCGGTGTGTGCGCGGGCCGACTCCATGTGCAACGTCGTGCTCCACGACGGCGCGCCGGTCGTGGTGCCCGACGCCTCGCGGGACCCCCGGTTCGCCGACAACCCCTTCGTGACCGGTGAGATCGGCCAGGTGCGCTTCTACGCGAGCCACCAGCTCGTCACCCCCCACGGCGTCACCATCGGGACGCTGTGCGTCTTCGACACCGAGGCCCGCGAGATCAGCGACGACCAGGAGCGTGCCCTCGTCGAGCTGGCCGAGCGGGTCGTGGACCTCCTCGAGCTGGAGCTGCGCACCCGCGAGCTCGCGGTCACGGTCACCGAGCTCGAGCGGGCCCGCGACGAGCTCCAGCGCTCGAACAGCCAGCTCGCCGCCTTCGCCGGCCAGGTCAGCCACGACCTGCGCAACCCGCTGACGACGGTGCGGATGGCGCTCTCGATCCTCGCGGAGGACCCGGAGACGCTGCACACGGATCCCGAGGCCGGGTCCTTCTTGATCTCGCGGGCCGAGAAGGGCGCCGGGCGGATGCAGGCCCTCATCGACGACCTGCTGGCCTACGCGCGCATCGGTGGTCGGATGGCGAGCAAGCAGGTCGACCTCGCCGCCGTCGCGGCCGACGTGCGCGACGACCTGGCGGAGGCCCTCGGCGGCGCGACGCTCGACATCGGGATCCTGCCCGTCGTCACCGGCGACCCGGTCCAGCTGCGCGCGGTCCTGCAGAACCTGGTCGCCAACGCCGCCAAGTTCGTCCCCGCCGGGCAGCCTGCCCGGATCCGAGTCGGGGCGTCCCGGGTGCGGACCGGGTGGCGCGTCGAGGTGGTCGACCAGGGCCTGGGCATCGCCCCCGAGGACCGCGAGCGGGTCTTCGAGCCGCTCGCCCGCGCCCACGACGACGTACCCGGCACCGGCATCGGGCTGGCCACCGTGCGCCGCATCATCGACGCCCACGCCGGCTCGATCGGCATCGAGGAGACCCCCGGCGGCGGCACCACCGTCTGGTTCGTGCTGCCCGCCGACACCCCCTGA
- the nadA gene encoding quinolinate synthase NadA, whose protein sequence is MTTVDLPLLPLGRGVDLQSERGVECPGDLPAASDPDLVARALAAKEALGERVFVLGHHYQRDEVIQFADVTGDSFKLAREAAARPDAEFIVFCGVHFMAESADILTSPAQQVVLPDLAAGCSMADMARLQQVEAAWDAMAEAGIQDSVVPVTYMNSSADIKAFCGRNGGVVCTSSNAQTALEWAYAQKPDAEGGAKVLFMPDQHLGRNTAVLQMGLTLEDCVVWDPHRPGGGLTPEQLRDARMILWKGHCSVHGRFSPDVVDALRAKDPEIQILVHPECTHEVVLKADLVGSTEFIIQTIEAAPAGSSWAIGTELNLVKRLADQHPDKKIAFLDRTVCYCSTMNRIDLPHLVWALESLVAGTVVNRIDVDPTTTEQALVALERMLALPGKTAKD, encoded by the coding sequence ATGACGACCGTCGACCTCCCGCTCCTGCCCCTGGGCCGCGGCGTGGACCTGCAGTCCGAGCGTGGGGTCGAGTGCCCCGGCGACCTCCCGGCCGCCTCCGACCCCGACCTGGTCGCGCGTGCGCTGGCCGCCAAGGAGGCCCTCGGCGAGCGGGTGTTCGTGCTGGGCCACCACTACCAGCGCGACGAGGTCATCCAGTTCGCCGACGTCACCGGCGACTCCTTCAAGCTCGCCCGCGAGGCCGCGGCCCGACCGGACGCCGAGTTCATCGTCTTCTGCGGCGTGCACTTCATGGCCGAGTCGGCCGACATCCTCACCTCCCCCGCCCAGCAGGTCGTCCTGCCCGACCTCGCCGCCGGCTGCTCGATGGCCGACATGGCGCGGCTGCAGCAGGTCGAGGCCGCGTGGGACGCGATGGCCGAGGCCGGCATCCAGGACTCCGTCGTCCCGGTCACCTACATGAACTCCAGCGCCGACATCAAGGCCTTCTGCGGCCGCAACGGAGGTGTCGTGTGCACCTCGAGCAACGCCCAGACGGCGCTCGAGTGGGCCTACGCGCAGAAGCCGGACGCCGAGGGCGGTGCCAAGGTGCTCTTCATGCCCGACCAGCACCTGGGCCGCAACACCGCGGTGCTCCAGATGGGCCTCACGCTCGAGGACTGCGTCGTCTGGGACCCGCACCGCCCCGGCGGCGGGCTGACCCCGGAGCAGCTGCGCGACGCCCGGATGATCCTGTGGAAGGGCCACTGCTCGGTGCACGGGCGCTTCTCCCCCGACGTCGTCGACGCGCTGCGGGCCAAAGACCCCGAGATCCAGATCCTGGTGCACCCCGAGTGCACCCACGAGGTGGTGCTCAAGGCCGACCTGGTCGGCTCCACCGAGTTCATCATCCAGACCATCGAGGCCGCCCCCGCCGGCTCCTCGTGGGCCATCGGGACCGAGCTCAACCTGGTCAAGCGCCTCGCCGACCAGCACCCGGACAAGAAGATCGCCTTCCTCGACCGGACGGTCTGCTACTGCTCCACGATGAACCGCATCGACCTGCCCCACCTGGTGTGGGCGCTGGAGTCGCTGGTGGCCGGGACCGTGGTGAACCGCATCGACGTGGACCCCACGACTACCGAGCAGGCGCTGGTCGCGCTCGAGCGGATGCTCGCCCTCCCCGGCAAGACCGCCAAGGACTGA
- a CDS encoding GNAT family N-acetyltransferase, which yields MTAPSAAVRPMQVGDVAEAADLSSESFHAVDQRTLPRAWPDPEPRRPGRSEAWRTRTEHLLRTDPGGCWVAEEDGRMVGIATSLVREGTWILSTYAVRPGRQGRGVGKPLLAAALHHGRGSLRGMLSSSNDPRAVRVYRQAGFSLHPQMVLRGTLDRTAIPLGTGDKVREGAPADVDLLDSVDRGTRGCAHGPDHPLLMGLTRLLVSETSTGSGYAYTHPDGGVALLAATNRRTATRLLWAALADGPEQTEVAHVTSANEWALDVGLAGRLEVWTSGYLALRGMRPPSAYLHHGSLL from the coding sequence GTGACTGCTCCGAGCGCTGCTGTCCGACCGATGCAGGTGGGCGACGTCGCCGAGGCCGCGGACCTGAGCTCGGAGAGCTTCCACGCCGTCGACCAGCGCACCCTCCCCCGGGCCTGGCCCGACCCCGAGCCTCGGCGCCCCGGTCGCAGCGAGGCCTGGCGGACCCGCACCGAGCACCTGCTGCGCACCGACCCCGGCGGCTGCTGGGTCGCCGAGGAGGACGGCCGGATGGTCGGCATCGCCACCTCGCTGGTGCGCGAGGGCACCTGGATCCTCTCCACGTACGCCGTCCGGCCGGGCCGGCAGGGCCGCGGTGTCGGGAAGCCGCTGCTCGCGGCCGCGCTGCACCACGGCCGGGGCTCGTTGCGCGGCATGCTGTCGAGCTCGAACGACCCGCGCGCGGTCCGGGTCTACCGCCAGGCCGGGTTCTCCCTGCACCCGCAGATGGTGCTGCGGGGCACCCTCGACCGCACCGCGATCCCGCTCGGCACCGGCGACAAGGTCCGCGAGGGCGCGCCCGCCGACGTGGACCTCCTCGACTCCGTCGACCGCGGCACCCGCGGCTGCGCCCACGGCCCGGACCACCCGCTGCTGATGGGGCTGACCCGGCTGCTGGTCTCGGAGACCTCGACCGGCTCCGGCTACGCCTACACCCACCCCGACGGGGGCGTCGCGCTGCTCGCCGCGACCAACCGGCGCACCGCGACCCGACTGCTGTGGGCGGCGCTGGCCGACGGCCCGGAGCAGACCGAGGTCGCGCACGTCACCAGCGCCAACGAGTGGGCCCTCGACGTCGGGCTGGCCGGCCGGCTCGAGGTCTGGACCTCCGGCTACCTGGCCCTGCGCGGGATGCGCCCGCCCTCGGCGTACCTGCACCACGGCTCGTTGCTCTGA
- a CDS encoding glycerate kinase — MRVLVAPDKFAGTLTAVEAAEAIAAGWRRHAPDDELDLAPMSDGGPGFVDVLHATLGGELLVTTVEGPHGEEVPATVLHVGDVAYVESAQAIGRHLVTEGGAEFATTVGAGELLLAALGTGATTVIVGLGGSGTNDGGAGLLDALGAVADAGQLDGGPVLFAGLSSVDLAPARAKVAGVRLVAATDVDNPLTGLFGATKTYGPQKGIAEDRLYEVDGWLEQLAEATDRRTSLVKGAGAAGGLGHALLCLGAVREPGIALVAEAVGLASRARAADLVVTGEGAFDFSSRSGKVPYGVAEIAAEALRPCIAMAGQVLVGSREMRALGVENAYSLVDLVGEQRAFEDPVGSLQALGERVARQWSRE; from the coding sequence ATGCGAGTCCTGGTGGCCCCCGACAAGTTCGCCGGCACCCTCACCGCCGTGGAGGCGGCCGAGGCGATCGCGGCCGGCTGGCGCCGTCACGCCCCCGACGACGAGCTCGACCTCGCCCCGATGTCGGACGGCGGGCCCGGGTTCGTCGACGTGCTGCACGCCACCCTGGGTGGCGAGCTGCTCGTGACGACCGTGGAGGGCCCGCACGGCGAGGAGGTCCCCGCGACCGTCCTGCACGTCGGGGACGTCGCCTACGTCGAGAGCGCCCAGGCGATCGGGCGGCACCTCGTCACCGAGGGCGGAGCGGAGTTCGCCACCACCGTCGGGGCCGGCGAGCTGCTCCTGGCCGCGCTCGGCACCGGCGCCACCACGGTGATCGTCGGTCTCGGGGGCAGCGGCACCAACGACGGAGGCGCCGGCCTCCTCGACGCGCTCGGGGCCGTGGCCGACGCCGGCCAGCTCGACGGGGGCCCGGTCCTCTTCGCCGGCCTGTCGTCGGTGGACCTGGCCCCGGCCCGGGCCAAGGTCGCCGGCGTGCGCCTGGTCGCGGCCACCGACGTCGACAACCCGCTCACCGGACTGTTCGGCGCCACGAAGACCTACGGACCCCAGAAGGGCATCGCCGAGGACCGGCTCTACGAGGTCGACGGCTGGCTCGAGCAGCTCGCCGAGGCCACCGACCGCCGCACGTCGCTGGTCAAGGGCGCCGGCGCGGCCGGTGGGCTGGGGCACGCGCTGCTGTGCCTGGGCGCGGTCCGCGAGCCCGGCATCGCCCTGGTCGCCGAGGCCGTCGGGCTCGCGTCCCGGGCCCGGGCCGCCGACCTGGTCGTCACCGGCGAGGGTGCCTTCGACTTCTCCAGCCGCTCGGGCAAGGTGCCGTACGGCGTCGCGGAGATCGCCGCAGAGGCGCTGCGGCCCTGCATCGCGATGGCCGGGCAGGTGCTGGTCGGGTCCCGGGAGATGCGCGCGCTCGGCGTGGAGAACGCCTACTCGCTCGTGGACCTGGTGGGGGAGCAGCGAGCCTTCGAGGACCCGGTGGGCAGCCTCCAGGCGCTCGGGGAGCGGGTCGCCCGGCAGTGGTCGAGGGAATAA
- the erpA gene encoding iron-sulfur cluster insertion protein ErpA, with protein MTEQVDTTTEHRTDSINLSPVAAAKVKSLLEQEGRDDLALRISVQPGGCSGLRYQLFFDERTLDGDAVVGFDGVNVVVDRMSVPYLNGATIDFVDSIEKQGFTIDNPNATGSCACGDSFN; from the coding sequence ATGACCGAGCAGGTGGACACCACCACGGAGCACCGCACCGACAGCATCAACCTCAGCCCGGTGGCGGCAGCCAAGGTGAAGAGCCTCCTCGAGCAGGAGGGTCGCGACGACCTGGCGCTGCGCATCTCGGTCCAGCCCGGTGGCTGCTCCGGTCTGCGCTACCAGCTGTTCTTCGACGAGCGCACCCTCGACGGCGACGCCGTCGTCGGCTTCGACGGGGTCAACGTCGTCGTCGACCGGATGAGCGTGCCCTACCTCAACGGCGCGACGATCGACTTCGTCGACAGCATCGAGAAGCAGGGCTTCACCATCGACAACCCGAACGCCACGGGTTCCTGCGCCTGCGGCGACTCGTTCAACTGA
- a CDS encoding carbohydrate kinase family protein gives MSFAGKFEDSLVVEQLHKLSVSFLVDDLEIRRGGVAPNMCFGMARLGLRPVLVGAAGEDFADYRSWLERHGVDCDHVRISETLHTARFVCTTDTTMAQFASFYPGAMQEARLMELAPIVRQVGEPSYVLIGADDPDGMLRHTEECRQRGYPFIADPSQQLAFGEGDLIRRLVDGAAILFSNEYESHLIQQKTGWSADDILARVGVQVTTLGAAGVRVTRAGEEDIVLPAAAGVTAVEPTGVGDAFRAGFLAATAWGLDLSASAQVGCVLAAYVVETVGTQEYSFTAEQFLARLEESYGAEAAAVVRPHLSDLR, from the coding sequence ATGAGCTTCGCCGGGAAGTTCGAGGACTCCCTGGTCGTCGAGCAGCTGCACAAGCTCTCGGTCTCCTTCCTCGTCGACGACCTCGAGATCCGCCGCGGCGGGGTCGCCCCCAACATGTGCTTCGGCATGGCCCGCCTCGGTCTGCGCCCGGTGCTGGTCGGCGCGGCCGGCGAGGACTTCGCCGACTACCGCTCCTGGCTGGAGCGCCACGGGGTCGACTGCGACCACGTGCGGATCTCCGAGACGCTGCACACCGCCCGCTTCGTGTGCACGACGGACACGACGATGGCGCAGTTCGCCTCCTTCTACCCCGGGGCGATGCAGGAGGCCCGGTTGATGGAGCTGGCCCCCATCGTGCGCCAGGTGGGCGAGCCGTCGTACGTGCTGATCGGAGCCGACGACCCCGACGGCATGCTGCGCCACACCGAGGAGTGCCGCCAGCGCGGCTACCCCTTCATCGCCGACCCCAGCCAGCAGCTGGCCTTCGGTGAGGGCGACCTGATCCGCCGCCTCGTCGACGGGGCCGCCATCCTGTTCAGCAACGAGTACGAGTCGCACCTGATCCAGCAGAAGACCGGCTGGTCGGCCGACGACATCCTGGCCAGGGTCGGCGTGCAGGTCACCACGCTCGGTGCTGCCGGGGTGCGGGTGACCCGGGCCGGCGAGGAGGACATCGTCCTGCCGGCTGCCGCGGGCGTCACCGCGGTCGAGCCCACCGGGGTCGGTGACGCCTTCCGTGCCGGCTTCCTCGCCGCCACCGCCTGGGGCCTGGACCTGTCCGCCAGCGCGCAGGTCGGCTGCGTGCTCGCGGCGTACGTCGTCGAGACCGTCGGCACCCAGGAGTACTCCTTCACCGCCGAGCAGTTCCTCGCCCGCCTCGAGGAGTCGTACGGCGCCGAGGCGGCCGCCGTCGTCCGGCCCCACCTGTCCGACCTGCGCTGA
- a CDS encoding sulfurtransferase TusA family protein: MSAPGPGVALELDCRGRMCPLPVIDLARALPDLEVGQVVAVVADDVAARVDVPAWCRMRRQEYVGEDAAPDGVPRYLVRRTS; the protein is encoded by the coding sequence GTGAGCGCCCCCGGTCCGGGCGTGGCGCTCGAGCTCGACTGCCGCGGCCGGATGTGCCCGCTGCCCGTCATCGACCTGGCCCGGGCGCTGCCGGACCTGGAGGTGGGACAGGTCGTGGCCGTGGTCGCCGACGACGTGGCGGCGCGCGTGGACGTGCCGGCGTGGTGCCGGATGCGCCGGCAGGAGTACGTCGGCGAGGACGCCGCCCCCGACGGGGTGCCCCGCTACCTCGTGCGTCGCACGTCCTGA
- a CDS encoding cysteine desulfurase family protein, with product MIYPAPVDLDAASGEPMHPAARSVLDAALERGWADPRRLHRHARDARLLLDNAREVVAESLGVRRDEVTFTSSGTDAVHRGLLGLLEGRARPGAAATCTLSAVEHSAVLHAASWHARRTGADDAVLVPVDRHGRVSPAAVQQAVGPRTGVVAVQAANHEVGTVQPVAEVAAALEGRTPLFVDACASTGRLDLPGGWDAAAASAHKWGGPAGVGVLLVRKGARWATPFPGDDRVDERASGFENVPAALAAAAALRAVVEGRAEVGARQHALVARVREGVAGVPDVDVVGDPDDRLPHLVTFSFLYVDGEALVHELDRHGFGVASGSACSSSTFEPSHVLAAMGALTHGNVRLSLHRTTTDEDVERLLGVLPGIVADLRARVGM from the coding sequence GTGATCTATCCCGCGCCGGTCGACCTCGACGCCGCGTCCGGTGAGCCGATGCACCCGGCCGCCCGCAGCGTCCTCGACGCCGCCCTCGAGCGGGGATGGGCGGACCCGCGTCGGCTGCACCGCCACGCCCGCGACGCCCGTCTGCTGCTCGACAACGCCCGCGAGGTCGTCGCCGAGTCGCTCGGCGTACGCCGCGACGAGGTCACGTTCACCTCGTCCGGCACCGATGCCGTGCACCGCGGGCTGCTGGGGCTGCTCGAGGGGCGAGCCCGTCCCGGTGCCGCGGCGACCTGCACCCTGTCGGCGGTCGAGCACTCGGCCGTGCTGCACGCCGCCTCGTGGCACGCGCGCCGCACCGGTGCCGACGACGCGGTGCTGGTGCCCGTCGACCGGCACGGCCGGGTCTCCCCCGCCGCCGTGCAGCAGGCGGTCGGCCCGAGGACCGGTGTCGTGGCGGTCCAGGCCGCCAACCACGAGGTCGGCACCGTCCAGCCGGTCGCCGAGGTCGCCGCGGCTCTCGAGGGCCGCACCCCTCTCTTCGTCGACGCCTGCGCCTCCACGGGGCGGCTGGACCTCCCGGGCGGGTGGGACGCGGCGGCCGCGTCCGCGCACAAGTGGGGCGGCCCGGCCGGGGTGGGTGTCCTGCTGGTGCGCAAGGGGGCGCGCTGGGCGACGCCGTTCCCCGGTGACGACCGGGTCGACGAGCGCGCCAGCGGCTTCGAGAACGTCCCGGCCGCCCTGGCCGCCGCCGCCGCGCTGCGCGCCGTCGTCGAGGGGCGCGCCGAGGTCGGGGCCCGCCAGCACGCGCTCGTGGCCCGGGTCCGCGAGGGCGTCGCCGGCGTGCCGGACGTCGACGTGGTCGGCGACCCCGACGACCGGCTGCCGCACCTGGTGACCTTCTCGTTCCTCTACGTCGACGGAGAGGCGCTGGTCCACGAGCTCGACCGGCACGGCTTCGGCGTGGCCAGCGGATCGGCCTGCTCGTCCTCGACGTTCGAGCCCAGCCACGTCCTGGCTGCGATGGGGGCGCTCACCCACGGCAACGTGCGGCTCTCGCTGCACCGCACCACGACCGACGAGGACGTCGAGCGGCTCCTGGGTGTGCTGCCCGGGATCGTCGCCGACCTGCGCGCCCGGGTGGGGATGTGA